A genomic stretch from Festucalex cinctus isolate MCC-2025b chromosome 13, RoL_Fcin_1.0, whole genome shotgun sequence includes:
- the sertad3 gene encoding SERTA domain-containing protein 3 isoform X1, with translation MEARKWSVKMIMKPPKRKLQPDSSSDCPGGALAWERQRQFVFSVSLHKYQRDQELAEPSLRRSVLISNTLRQVEACRAPSLDRPPHEQPMANDPPSPAKCRRLAPEDWSSLSADPDFSVSPAVSSILTGLDSGPDASAPPPFPSPPFPSPRAALRSLENLPACPDAGGFWLRHQIRGARSQDPMEREAARAGYLKDVAAEDAFRDIDTAQLERDMGVLGLRSDGRPPDEDPACHGAKGLPSISSFGSPTASFKDGLELEHLMSMLVES, from the exons ATGGAAGCAAGAAAATG GAGTGTGAAGATGATCATGAAGCCACCCAAGCGCAAGCTCCAGCCGGACTCGTCTTCTGATTGTCCGGGCGGCGCTCTGGCGTGGGAGCGTCAGCGCCAGTTTGTGTTCAGCGTCTCCCTTCACAAGTACCAGCGGGACCAGGAGCTGGCCGAGCCCAGTCTGCGGCGGTCCGTCCTCATCAGCAACACCCTGCGGCAGGTGGAAGCGTGCCGGGCGCCGTCCCTCGACCGCCCGCCGCACGAGCAGCCGATGGCCAACGACCCGCCGTCCCCCGCCAAATGCCGCCGTCTGGCGCCCGAGGACTGGAGCTCGCTGTCCGCCGACCCGGATTTCAGCGTTTCGCCCGCCGTCTCGTCCATCCTCACCGGACTGGACTCGGGCCCGGACGCGAGCGCGCCGCCGCCGTTTCCGTCCCCGCCGTTTCCGTCCCCGCGGGCGGCCCTGAGGTCGCTGGAGAACCTGCCGGCCTGTCCGGACGCCGGCGGCTTCTGGCTGAGGCACCAGATCCGAGGGGCTCGTAGCCAGGACCCGATGGAGCGGGAGGCGGCGCGCGCCGGCTACCTGAAGGACGTCGCGGCCGAGGACGCGTTCCGGGACATCGACACGGCGCAGCTGGAGAGGGACATGGGCGTTCTGGGCCTGAGGAGCGACGGGCGCCCGCCTGACGAGGACCCGGCGTGCCACGGCGCCAAGGGCCTGCCGTCCATCTCGTCTTTCGGCTCGCCGACGGCCTCCTTCAAGGACGGACTGGAGCTGGAGCACCTGATGTCCATGCTGGTGGAGTCCTGA
- the sertad3 gene encoding SERTA domain-containing protein 3 isoform X2 translates to MIMKPPKRKLQPDSSSDCPGGALAWERQRQFVFSVSLHKYQRDQELAEPSLRRSVLISNTLRQVEACRAPSLDRPPHEQPMANDPPSPAKCRRLAPEDWSSLSADPDFSVSPAVSSILTGLDSGPDASAPPPFPSPPFPSPRAALRSLENLPACPDAGGFWLRHQIRGARSQDPMEREAARAGYLKDVAAEDAFRDIDTAQLERDMGVLGLRSDGRPPDEDPACHGAKGLPSISSFGSPTASFKDGLELEHLMSMLVES, encoded by the coding sequence ATGATCATGAAGCCACCCAAGCGCAAGCTCCAGCCGGACTCGTCTTCTGATTGTCCGGGCGGCGCTCTGGCGTGGGAGCGTCAGCGCCAGTTTGTGTTCAGCGTCTCCCTTCACAAGTACCAGCGGGACCAGGAGCTGGCCGAGCCCAGTCTGCGGCGGTCCGTCCTCATCAGCAACACCCTGCGGCAGGTGGAAGCGTGCCGGGCGCCGTCCCTCGACCGCCCGCCGCACGAGCAGCCGATGGCCAACGACCCGCCGTCCCCCGCCAAATGCCGCCGTCTGGCGCCCGAGGACTGGAGCTCGCTGTCCGCCGACCCGGATTTCAGCGTTTCGCCCGCCGTCTCGTCCATCCTCACCGGACTGGACTCGGGCCCGGACGCGAGCGCGCCGCCGCCGTTTCCGTCCCCGCCGTTTCCGTCCCCGCGGGCGGCCCTGAGGTCGCTGGAGAACCTGCCGGCCTGTCCGGACGCCGGCGGCTTCTGGCTGAGGCACCAGATCCGAGGGGCTCGTAGCCAGGACCCGATGGAGCGGGAGGCGGCGCGCGCCGGCTACCTGAAGGACGTCGCGGCCGAGGACGCGTTCCGGGACATCGACACGGCGCAGCTGGAGAGGGACATGGGCGTTCTGGGCCTGAGGAGCGACGGGCGCCCGCCTGACGAGGACCCGGCGTGCCACGGCGCCAAGGGCCTGCCGTCCATCTCGTCTTTCGGCTCGCCGACGGCCTCCTTCAAGGACGGACTGGAGCTGGAGCACCTGATGTCCATGCTGGTGGAGTCCTGA